CGGTGGTGCCGGTGCTCGGGGTGAGCTCGGTGGCGCAGCTGGACGAATGCCTGGCGGCGCTCGCTCTGCGGCTGGACCCGGTCCAGCGCGCCCGGCTCGACACCGCCTGAGGGGGCAGGCCCGGGCCCGATCGGCCCGCGGACGGCGTTGTCAGTGGTCGCCGGTAGGTTCTTCAACTGAGAACGCATCGCACACCGGAGGTTGTTGACGTGGTGACCGACATGCTGCCCGAGTCCTGGCGCGGGGTCCTCGGCGAGGAGTTGGAGAAGCCCTATTTCAAGGAGCTGACCGACTTCGTCGAGGAGGAGCGGGCCAACGGTCCGGTCTATCCGCCCCGCGAGCAGGTCTTCGCGGCGCTGGAGGCGACGCCCTACGACCAGGTGAAGGTGCTCATCCTGGGCCAGGACCCGTATCACGGTGCGGGGCAGGGCCACGGCCTGTGCTTCTCCGTGCAGCCCGGCGTCAAGACGCCGCCGTCGCTGCGGAACATCTACAAGGAGATGAAGGAGGAGCTGGGCCACCCGATTCCGGACAACGGATATCTGATGCCCTGGGCCCAGCAGGGTGTGCTGTTGCTGAACGCCGTCCTGACGGTCCGCGAGGCCGAGGCCAATTCACACAAGGGCAAGGGGTGGGAGAAGGTCACCGACGCGGTGATCCGTGCGGTGGCCTCCCGGCCCGACCCGGCGGTCTTCGTGCTGTGGGGGAACTACGCCAAGAAGAAGCTGCCGCTGATCGACGAGGAGCGGCATGCCGTGGTGCAGGGGGCACACCCCTCCCCGCTGTCGGCGAAGAAGTTCTTCGGCTCCCGCCCCTTCACCCAGATCAACGCGGCGGTCGCCGCGCAGGGCCATGCCCCGATCGACTGGCGCATCCCTGACCTGGGCTGAGCCGGCGGGCGCGGCCGGCGGGCCCGGCCACCCGGTGCGTCGCGCACACCGCGCGCAGCTCCCTTCCGGCGGTTA
This genomic stretch from Streptomyces nigrescens harbors:
- a CDS encoding uracil-DNA glycosylase, which produces MLPESWRGVLGEELEKPYFKELTDFVEEERANGPVYPPREQVFAALEATPYDQVKVLILGQDPYHGAGQGHGLCFSVQPGVKTPPSLRNIYKEMKEELGHPIPDNGYLMPWAQQGVLLLNAVLTVREAEANSHKGKGWEKVTDAVIRAVASRPDPAVFVLWGNYAKKKLPLIDEERHAVVQGAHPSPLSAKKFFGSRPFTQINAAVAAQGHAPIDWRIPDLG